The following coding sequences are from one Granulicella arctica window:
- a CDS encoding site-specific integrase codes for MIFEQVYKSSKVIHRHRLAPLCAEREQYLRHMLEEGYSHRTLTNAASYMLHAIQILGLRELRVVHQEEIEKAAEFWAEYRGPFRDPGHSQYGSPRSFIKYICAWFRFNGKLALSPDPPFHEQTHAFSNALRSTYGLAAVTARGYSNRAQGFLTWLAAQGGNMETVSLADIDKFVVAKRAEGCRPRSIANQCKALRSFFRFAEMRGWCVPNLAPTIRIPRIPKSEPRPTGPTWTQVRQLLKLTEGNDPEHIRARALLLLFTVYGLRASEVINLRLEDFDWQSEVFTIRRAKHGGTQQYPIQYEVGEAILKYLRHVRPRVDDRHVFLGERRPWGPLQHGTMWRTVSRRLGALGIELRHHGPHALRHACATRLLQKGSSLKEIADFLGHRNTKSVGIYAKCDIAALRKVAAFRLGGLR; via the coding sequence ATGATCTTTGAACAGGTCTATAAATCGTCAAAAGTAATTCATAGGCATCGCCTCGCACCTCTGTGTGCGGAGCGCGAGCAGTATCTGAGGCACATGCTCGAAGAGGGCTACAGCCACCGCACATTGACCAATGCGGCCAGTTATATGCTCCACGCCATTCAAATCCTCGGCTTGCGTGAGCTTCGTGTCGTTCACCAGGAAGAGATTGAAAAAGCGGCGGAATTTTGGGCGGAGTATCGGGGCCCATTTCGAGATCCCGGTCACAGCCAATATGGATCGCCAAGATCCTTTATCAAGTATATCTGCGCATGGTTTCGGTTTAATGGCAAATTGGCGCTGTCACCAGATCCTCCTTTCCACGAACAGACGCACGCATTCTCCAATGCCCTGCGATCTACTTATGGCCTCGCCGCAGTGACGGCTCGCGGCTATTCGAACCGTGCCCAAGGCTTCTTGACTTGGCTGGCGGCTCAAGGTGGAAATATGGAAACCGTTTCCTTGGCCGACATTGACAAATTCGTTGTCGCGAAGCGTGCAGAAGGATGCAGGCCCCGCAGTATTGCCAACCAATGCAAGGCCTTGCGCAGTTTCTTCCGTTTTGCTGAAATGCGCGGATGGTGTGTGCCGAATCTCGCACCCACCATCCGAATCCCCCGTATTCCCAAAAGCGAGCCGCGCCCCACGGGACCAACGTGGACGCAGGTCCGCCAACTGCTAAAACTGACCGAAGGGAATGACCCCGAGCATATTCGTGCCAGAGCTCTCCTCTTGCTGTTCACGGTCTATGGACTGCGCGCCAGCGAGGTCATCAATCTGCGTCTGGAGGATTTTGATTGGCAGAGTGAAGTCTTCACCATTCGACGCGCCAAGCACGGCGGTACCCAGCAATATCCGATCCAATACGAAGTGGGGGAGGCGATTCTTAAATATCTTCGACATGTCCGACCGCGTGTCGATGATCGGCATGTCTTCCTTGGAGAACGACGCCCTTGGGGACCACTCCAACACGGCACTATGTGGAGGACCGTATCGAGGCGGTTGGGGGCACTTGGAATAGAGCTCCGTCATCATGGACCTCACGCTTTACGTCACGCATGTGCAACCCGGCTGCTCCAGAAAGGGTCATCCCTTAAAGAAATCGCCGACTTCCTGGGACACCGCAACACGAAATCTGTTGGTATCTATGCAAAGTGCGACATCGCCGCTCTTCGCAAGGTTGCCGCCTTTCGCCTGGGCGGGTTGCGATGA
- a CDS encoding alpha/beta hydrolase, translating into MMILRAVSLGVLGLGVAASAQQVKLPLWSHGAPGSLTITGTEHDATTEKDALVAGRKLMHLTDVSEPSLAVYKAGVDRPAVVVFPGGGYRILAYDLEGTEVCAWLNSIHVACVLVKYRVPVDGHFPAHVEDLEDAQQAMRLTRLHAKEWGIDAKRVGALGFSAGAHLVAVLSNHFDFAGPGVEEHGGVGSGVSARPDFAFVLYPGYLANPPDLMKLAAEAQPSVATPPTFLLQAEDDPVHEENVLVYFQALKEAKVPAELHVFAKGGHGYGLRATELPVTHWPVLAEEWLKTIGVLRREGFGGKTGNGKDNRRSFDCASRDGAARGFAQDENCIITN; encoded by the coding sequence ATGATGATTTTGAGGGCGGTTTCGCTGGGCGTTCTGGGTTTGGGGGTGGCGGCTTCGGCGCAACAGGTGAAGCTGCCGTTGTGGTCGCATGGTGCGCCGGGTTCTTTGACGATTACGGGAACGGAGCATGATGCGACGACGGAGAAGGATGCGCTGGTCGCGGGGCGGAAGCTGATGCATCTGACGGATGTGAGCGAGCCATCGCTGGCGGTGTACAAGGCGGGTGTGGATCGTCCGGCGGTGGTGGTGTTTCCGGGTGGCGGGTACAGGATTCTGGCGTATGACCTTGAGGGGACGGAGGTGTGCGCGTGGCTGAACTCGATCCATGTAGCGTGCGTGCTGGTGAAGTATCGGGTGCCGGTGGATGGGCACTTTCCGGCGCATGTGGAGGATCTGGAGGATGCACAGCAGGCGATGCGTCTGACGCGGCTGCACGCGAAGGAGTGGGGCATCGATGCGAAGCGGGTGGGTGCGCTGGGGTTTTCGGCGGGAGCGCATCTGGTGGCGGTGTTGAGCAATCACTTTGATTTTGCGGGGCCTGGGGTGGAGGAGCATGGTGGTGTGGGCTCGGGAGTGAGTGCTCGGCCTGACTTTGCGTTTGTGCTGTATCCGGGGTATCTGGCGAATCCGCCGGACCTGATGAAGCTGGCGGCTGAGGCGCAGCCTAGCGTGGCGACTCCGCCGACGTTTTTGTTGCAGGCGGAGGATGATCCGGTGCATGAGGAGAATGTGCTGGTTTATTTTCAGGCGCTGAAGGAGGCGAAGGTTCCGGCGGAGTTACATGTGTTTGCGAAGGGTGGGCATGGGTATGGGTTGCGGGCTACGGAGCTTCCGGTGACGCATTGGCCGGTGTTGGCGGAGGAGTGGCTTAAGACGATTGGGGTGTTGCGGCGGGAGGGTTTTGGTGGGAAAACAGGCAACGGCAAAGACAACCGCAGGTCCTTCGACTGCGCCTCTCGCGATGGGGCTGCGAGAGGCTTCGCTCAGGATGAGAATTGTATTATAACTAACTAG
- a CDS encoding tyrosine-type recombinase/integrase has product MKLNVAADIYVRRKRDEGLVYSWPAGYLAALCRQVGDVSLDQITSREIATFLEGPKTSPSTWLEKYHMLRGFFDFWLARGEIDVLPMPVKRKVSDRPFLPYIFTHVEIRLLLNGARNTRKVKRSKIDHTTLRTILIFLYGTGLRVGEALRLQEEDVDLEKGAISVHGNRFNRSRIIAIGPDLRKVLEAYATSRRKEMNDPYFFQDKTGERLSYSKLEKMFRRLRHKSEIRRHDDGGCYQPRMYDLRHTFATHRIAAWIKHGANLNRMLPALAIYMGLTDFRSTEKYLAFAPERFRAQLVKLSPQRGKKRWRDDPELMKFLSALSDDSGKSRRLNGSISIRVDPKSVAPTLPRHLQLRQRNDL; this is encoded by the coding sequence GTGAAGCTCAATGTAGCAGCAGATATTTATGTCAGAAGAAAACGAGACGAGGGCCTTGTCTATAGCTGGCCCGCAGGCTATCTTGCGGCTCTGTGCAGGCAGGTAGGAGATGTCTCACTCGATCAGATCACCAGTCGCGAGATCGCCACATTTCTCGAAGGACCCAAAACTTCTCCGAGCACTTGGCTCGAAAAATATCACATGCTCCGGGGCTTCTTTGATTTCTGGTTAGCACGCGGCGAGATCGACGTTCTGCCGATGCCGGTGAAGCGAAAAGTCAGTGATCGTCCCTTTCTTCCTTACATCTTCACTCATGTGGAAATCCGCCTTTTGTTGAATGGAGCGCGTAATACTCGGAAGGTGAAACGTAGCAAGATAGACCACACGACTCTACGCACTATTCTGATCTTTTTGTACGGAACAGGTCTGCGAGTCGGGGAAGCTCTTCGATTGCAGGAAGAGGATGTGGATCTCGAAAAAGGCGCAATCAGTGTCCATGGAAATCGCTTCAATCGTTCAAGAATCATTGCGATCGGCCCAGACCTGAGGAAGGTGCTAGAGGCGTACGCGACTTCGAGACGGAAAGAGATGAATGATCCTTACTTTTTCCAGGACAAGACTGGAGAACGTCTGAGCTATAGCAAGCTTGAAAAGATGTTCCGGAGGCTACGCCACAAATCTGAGATTCGACGACATGACGATGGTGGCTGCTATCAACCTCGCATGTATGATCTGCGGCACACATTTGCAACGCACCGAATTGCCGCATGGATTAAACACGGCGCGAACCTGAATCGTATGTTGCCTGCGCTGGCGATCTATATGGGCTTGACTGATTTCAGGTCGACCGAAAAGTACCTCGCCTTTGCGCCGGAGCGCTTTCGCGCTCAACTCGTCAAGCTGAGTCCCCAGCGCGGAAAGAAAAGGTGGCGTGACGATCCTGAACTCATGAAGTTTCTGTCTGCATTGTCGGACGATAGCGGCAAAAGTCGTCGCCTGAATGGAAGCATTTCTATTCGAGTCGACCCAAAGAGTGTGGCTCCAACGCTACCAAGACATCTCCAATTAAGGCAGAGAAATGATCTTTGA
- a CDS encoding CDGSH iron-sulfur domain-containing protein encodes MADEVVAAVPGVKITVRPNGPFRVEGPISLVDVEGIEWDLTGKPAISLCRCGLSAKRPFCDGTHGKEGWKCDASPIPKEPVALG; translated from the coding sequence ATGGCGGATGAGGTAGTAGCGGCGGTTCCTGGAGTGAAGATTACGGTTCGGCCGAACGGGCCTTTTCGGGTGGAAGGGCCGATCTCGCTGGTAGATGTGGAGGGGATCGAGTGGGACCTGACGGGGAAGCCGGCGATCTCGCTGTGTCGTTGCGGGTTGAGCGCGAAGCGTCCTTTCTGCGATGGGACGCATGGCAAAGAGGGCTGGAAGTGTGATGCCAGCCCGATTCCGAAGGAGCCAGTGGCTCTGGGGTAG
- a CDS encoding mercuric reductase, whose product MDVERFDAIVIGSGQGGNPLAAAMAEHGWKTVVVERRFVGGTCVNVGCTPTKTMVASARVAYLARRAADFGVENRGVRVDMAAVRARKDAVVEKWRAGSYKRLTETKNLSLMEGEAAFVGSHEIEVTLNAGGTRRLTAERIFIDTGVRTAVPAIEGIDSVEYLNNETVMELGAIPEHLIVLGGGYIALEFAQMFRRFGSAVTVVQKGDRLAEHEDEDVSLEISQILREDGVEVVVSAETLRVERTSAGVRLTVKTMIGEWPVEGSHLLVAVGRVPNTEALGLERAGVEVDERGFVKVDEWLETTVGGVYGIGDVKGGPEFTHISYDDYRVLKANLLEGKKRSTKGRPVPYTMFMDPELGRIGMTEAEARATGKKIKVAKMPMAWVARAYESGETRGFMKAVVDAETDLILGAACLGVNGGEVATQIQIAMMGGVTASELRDGIWSHPTFAEALNNLFSKYEDEE is encoded by the coding sequence ATGGATGTGGAGCGGTTTGATGCGATTGTGATTGGGTCGGGGCAGGGTGGGAATCCGCTGGCTGCGGCGATGGCGGAGCATGGATGGAAGACGGTGGTGGTGGAGCGGCGCTTTGTCGGTGGGACGTGCGTGAATGTGGGGTGTACGCCGACGAAGACGATGGTGGCGAGTGCGCGGGTGGCGTATCTGGCGCGGCGGGCGGCGGATTTCGGCGTAGAGAACAGAGGGGTGAGGGTCGATATGGCGGCGGTGCGGGCGCGGAAGGATGCGGTCGTGGAGAAGTGGCGGGCGGGGAGCTACAAGCGGCTGACGGAGACGAAGAACCTGTCGCTGATGGAGGGGGAGGCGGCGTTCGTTGGGTCGCATGAGATTGAGGTGACGCTGAACGCGGGTGGGACGCGGCGGCTGACGGCGGAGCGGATCTTCATCGATACGGGGGTGCGGACGGCGGTGCCGGCGATCGAGGGGATCGACTCGGTGGAGTATCTGAACAACGAGACGGTGATGGAGCTGGGGGCTATCCCGGAGCACTTGATTGTGCTGGGCGGCGGGTATATCGCGCTGGAGTTTGCGCAGATGTTTCGGCGGTTCGGGAGCGCGGTGACGGTGGTGCAGAAGGGTGATCGTCTGGCGGAGCATGAGGATGAGGATGTGTCGCTGGAGATCTCGCAGATCCTGCGGGAGGATGGTGTGGAGGTGGTGGTGAGTGCGGAGACGCTGCGGGTGGAGCGGACGAGTGCGGGTGTGCGGTTGACAGTGAAGACGATGATTGGCGAGTGGCCGGTGGAGGGATCGCATCTGCTGGTGGCGGTGGGGCGGGTTCCGAATACGGAGGCTCTGGGGTTGGAGCGGGCTGGGGTGGAGGTGGATGAGCGTGGGTTCGTGAAGGTGGATGAGTGGCTGGAGACGACGGTGGGTGGCGTGTATGGGATCGGGGATGTGAAGGGTGGGCCGGAGTTCACGCACATTTCGTATGACGACTATCGGGTGTTGAAGGCGAATCTTTTAGAAGGGAAGAAGCGGTCGACGAAGGGACGGCCGGTGCCGTACACGATGTTTATGGACCCGGAGCTGGGGCGGATTGGGATGACGGAGGCGGAGGCGCGGGCGACGGGGAAGAAGATCAAGGTGGCAAAGATGCCGATGGCGTGGGTGGCGAGAGCGTACGAGTCGGGGGAGACGCGTGGGTTTATGAAGGCGGTGGTGGATGCGGAGACGGATTTGATTCTGGGAGCGGCATGCCTGGGGGTGAATGGAGGCGAGGTGGCGACGCAGATCCAGATTGCGATGATGGGTGGGGTGACGGCGTCGGAGTTGCGGGATGGGATATGGAGTCATCCTACGTTTGCGGAGGCGCTGAACAATTTGTTCTCGAAGTACGAAGACGAGGAGTAG
- a CDS encoding NUDIX hydrolase: MSIKTISSREVYRNAWTRVREDVIERDGGMRGIYGVVEKDPACIVIPLEVTDEGEFLYLIEQYRYTVQRRFVELPQGGWETEDVDPEELARGELREETGLSAERMTLLGEHWIAYGVMRQKMYVYLAEGLTHGETDRDVEEHDLVVQRVRVQEFEEMILDGRVMDNCSAAAWGLYKIWRERKGRA; encoded by the coding sequence GTGTCGATCAAGACGATTAGTAGCCGTGAGGTGTATCGGAATGCGTGGACGCGGGTGCGTGAGGATGTGATTGAGCGGGATGGGGGTATGCGGGGGATCTATGGGGTGGTGGAGAAGGATCCGGCTTGCATTGTGATTCCGTTGGAGGTGACGGATGAGGGGGAGTTTCTTTATCTGATCGAGCAGTATCGGTATACGGTGCAGCGGCGGTTTGTAGAGCTGCCGCAGGGTGGGTGGGAGACGGAGGACGTCGATCCGGAGGAGCTGGCGCGGGGTGAGCTGCGCGAGGAGACGGGGTTGTCGGCGGAGCGGATGACGCTGCTTGGGGAGCATTGGATTGCGTATGGGGTGATGCGGCAAAAGATGTATGTGTATCTGGCAGAGGGGCTGACGCATGGCGAGACGGATCGCGATGTGGAGGAGCATGACTTGGTGGTGCAGAGGGTGCGAGTGCAGGAGTTTGAGGAGATGATTCTGGATGGGCGGGTGATGGATAACTGCTCGGCGGCGGCTTGGGGGCTTTATAAGATTTGGCGAGAGCGGAAGGGCAGGGCTTAG
- a CDS encoding CocE/NonD family hydrolase: protein MKAWRLVVGLVVLGFAARGFAQGGAAGQEQGRAYTRDEVMIPVRDGVKLHAVILRPSNKETGGSEKDGEALPFLMTRTPYGVDKASSKTVNASKPELAASGYIFVFEDIRGRYKSEGQFVMNRPIVEHRSKTDVDETTDTRDTISWLLKHVKHNNGKVGVLGVSYPGFLAMMAGIDAHKAVKAISPQAPMTDVWMGDDFFHNGAFRETYGFDYVQQLEAQKTDAVVQSKEDTFDFFLRNGNFAGAAKTAGMSELPTAKIFLTQPSYTKFWQDMAVEKRLTKVEVPTLEVGGWWDQEDMWGTQAEYAALKPHDTKQEVYMVLGPWNHGGWGGPGKMLGAVDFGQPTGEEYRKTIEAPFFEKNLKGRAGFDLKDVASFRTGVNAWERYEAWPPVAKFAPARLYLKKDKELSFTAPDGAYDTVAAAYIADPADPVPYRHRPIQSTYAEGSKWRPWLVEDQRFVSGRKDLANFTTPVLDKDVTVTGDVVADLFAATTGTDADWVVKLIDVYPDDAPGAMAGYQLMIADEIFRGRYVHSFERPEALKTGEVTEFKYSLHGADHTFLKGHRIMVEVQSSWFPLYDRNPQTFVPNIMEAPADAYKAETVSIYGSAKYPSHLEFLEPQ from the coding sequence GTGAAGGCTTGGCGGTTGGTGGTGGGTTTGGTGGTGCTGGGGTTTGCGGCGCGGGGCTTTGCGCAGGGTGGGGCGGCGGGGCAGGAGCAGGGGCGGGCTTATACGCGGGATGAGGTGATGATTCCGGTGCGGGATGGGGTGAAGCTGCATGCGGTGATCTTGCGGCCTTCCAACAAAGAGACTGGGGGGTCGGAGAAGGATGGCGAGGCGCTGCCGTTTCTGATGACGCGGACGCCGTATGGGGTGGATAAGGCTTCGTCGAAGACGGTGAATGCGAGCAAACCGGAGCTGGCGGCGAGCGGGTACATCTTTGTGTTCGAGGATATTCGGGGACGGTATAAGAGCGAGGGGCAGTTTGTGATGAATCGGCCGATTGTGGAGCATCGGTCGAAGACGGATGTGGATGAGACGACAGATACGCGGGACACGATCAGCTGGCTGTTGAAGCATGTGAAGCACAACAACGGCAAGGTGGGTGTGCTGGGGGTTTCGTATCCGGGATTTCTGGCGATGATGGCGGGGATCGATGCTCATAAGGCGGTGAAGGCGATCTCGCCGCAGGCTCCGATGACGGATGTGTGGATGGGAGATGACTTCTTTCACAATGGGGCGTTCCGCGAGACGTATGGGTTTGACTATGTGCAGCAGTTGGAGGCGCAGAAGACGGATGCGGTGGTGCAGTCGAAGGAGGATACGTTCGACTTCTTCCTGCGGAATGGGAACTTTGCCGGTGCGGCGAAGACGGCGGGGATGAGCGAGCTGCCGACGGCGAAGATATTTTTGACGCAGCCGAGCTATACGAAGTTCTGGCAGGACATGGCGGTGGAGAAGCGGCTGACTAAAGTTGAAGTGCCCACCCTCGAAGTGGGAGGTTGGTGGGATCAGGAGGATATGTGGGGGACGCAGGCGGAGTATGCCGCGCTGAAGCCGCATGATACGAAGCAAGAGGTGTACATGGTTCTGGGGCCCTGGAACCATGGGGGTTGGGGTGGACCAGGGAAGATGCTGGGAGCAGTGGACTTTGGGCAGCCGACGGGCGAGGAGTATCGGAAGACGATTGAGGCTCCGTTCTTCGAGAAGAATTTGAAGGGCAGGGCGGGGTTTGATCTGAAGGATGTGGCTAGCTTTCGGACGGGTGTGAATGCGTGGGAGCGGTATGAGGCGTGGCCTCCGGTGGCGAAGTTTGCTCCGGCGCGGTTGTATCTGAAGAAGGATAAGGAGCTGAGTTTTACGGCTCCGGATGGAGCGTACGACACGGTTGCGGCGGCGTATATTGCGGACCCGGCGGACCCGGTTCCGTATCGGCACAGGCCGATTCAGTCGACGTATGCGGAGGGGTCGAAGTGGCGGCCGTGGCTGGTGGAGGATCAGCGGTTTGTGAGTGGGCGAAAGGACCTGGCGAACTTTACGACTCCGGTGCTGGACAAGGATGTGACGGTGACGGGGGATGTGGTGGCGGACTTGTTTGCGGCGACTACGGGGACGGATGCGGACTGGGTGGTGAAGCTGATCGATGTGTATCCGGATGATGCGCCGGGGGCGATGGCGGGGTATCAGTTGATGATTGCGGATGAGATCTTCCGGGGGCGGTATGTGCATAGCTTCGAGAGGCCGGAGGCGCTGAAGACGGGCGAGGTGACGGAGTTCAAGTACAGTCTGCATGGTGCGGACCATACGTTTTTGAAGGGGCATCGGATCATGGTGGAGGTGCAGTCGAGCTGGTTCCCGCTGTATGACCGGAATCCGCAGACGTTTGTGCCGAATATTATGGAGGCTCCGGCGGATGCGTATAAGGCGGAGACGGTGTCGATCTATGGATCGGCGAAGTATCCTTCGCATTTGGAGTTTTTGGAGCCTCAGTAG
- a CDS encoding tyrosine-type recombinase/integrase → MSFVTEKEELKPGLILFRRGDVEHRMWYCRMKMPKADRYKTVSLKTSDKEAARERAFDQDADVRFRIKHDVPVFNRPFRDVAHEYLLTQEARAKRGEISAARPKKLRAVIEGTLDRYAGSMQVHLIGDERWGGYPAWRRENGAGRHRRNGVREVTADAAQTFADHEAERRTKVQQTLGIRVLKPIEVKPSEERTVPFISDSTIRFEMSIFGAIMNYAVKKRYVPASQRFDERPKLKTMRRDEFTLEEYRKLHTVGRKWIAEADKPSSVWYRTVTYNLILIACNTGMRPAEMKNLRWRDIMPAKDREGREIVVLFVQGKGKSRKLVAPKSVGEYLERIRAISKATEQDDRVFTNITGKPAKTLYSSLIADLLNEANLREGTQGVPRSTYCFRHTYATLRLQEGVDVYFLAEQMGTSVHMIESHYGHVNTIKHADRVLQGMAGWELPQPDVTRAKASKAAETHDKGKRGQRHKLR, encoded by the coding sequence ATGTCCTTCGTTACCGAGAAAGAGGAGCTGAAACCCGGCCTGATTCTCTTTAGGCGCGGCGACGTGGAGCACCGCATGTGGTATTGCCGGATGAAGATGCCGAAGGCCGACCGCTACAAGACGGTTTCGCTTAAAACATCGGACAAAGAAGCGGCGCGGGAACGCGCCTTCGATCAGGATGCCGATGTACGGTTTCGCATCAAGCATGACGTTCCCGTATTTAACCGCCCCTTCCGCGATGTGGCGCACGAGTATCTGTTGACGCAGGAAGCGCGAGCGAAGCGCGGAGAGATTAGCGCCGCGCGGCCCAAGAAACTCCGTGCCGTCATTGAAGGCACGTTAGACAGGTATGCAGGTTCGATGCAGGTCCACCTTATCGGTGATGAACGGTGGGGCGGCTATCCGGCATGGCGGCGGGAGAACGGCGCGGGACGCCACCGGCGCAACGGCGTTCGAGAAGTCACCGCCGACGCAGCGCAAACCTTCGCAGACCATGAAGCCGAGCGCCGCACCAAGGTTCAGCAGACTTTGGGTATCCGAGTGTTAAAACCGATTGAAGTCAAACCTTCCGAAGAACGGACTGTTCCTTTCATCAGCGATTCCACCATCCGCTTCGAGATGTCCATCTTTGGCGCGATCATGAATTATGCGGTGAAGAAACGCTATGTTCCCGCAAGCCAGCGTTTCGACGAGCGCCCCAAGCTCAAGACGATGCGGCGTGACGAGTTCACGCTGGAGGAGTATCGCAAACTCCACACCGTAGGTCGCAAGTGGATTGCCGAGGCGGATAAGCCGTCCAGCGTTTGGTATCGTACCGTCACCTACAACTTGATTCTGATTGCCTGCAATACGGGAATGAGGCCAGCGGAGATGAAGAACCTCCGTTGGCGAGACATCATGCCTGCAAAAGACCGGGAGGGCCGCGAGATTGTTGTCTTGTTCGTGCAAGGCAAGGGAAAATCGCGCAAGCTGGTAGCTCCCAAAAGCGTCGGAGAGTATTTAGAACGCATCCGTGCGATTTCCAAAGCTACGGAACAGGACGACCGAGTATTTACCAACATCACAGGCAAGCCTGCAAAGACCCTTTACAGCAGTCTGATTGCCGACCTTCTGAACGAAGCGAATCTGCGCGAAGGCACGCAGGGCGTGCCGCGCTCGACTTATTGTTTCCGGCACACGTATGCCACGCTCCGCTTGCAGGAAGGCGTGGACGTGTATTTTCTTGCCGAGCAGATGGGAACTTCCGTCCACATGATTGAGAGCCACTACGGACACGTGAACACCATCAAGCACGCCGACCGCGTGTTGCAGGGCATGGCGGGTTGGGAGTTGCCACAACCGGACGTGACCAGGGCGAAGGCGTCGAAAGCTGCAGAGACCCACGACAAAGGCAAACGAGGTCAGCGCCACAAGCTGCGCTGA
- a CDS encoding tyrosine-type recombinase/integrase has product MKLQEGIEVYIEARQSEGAPWMKGAQNLRSLCRSLGDMPLNRIRVNQIAPFLDGPHTSAATWYNKYCVLRQFFCYWKARNEIYGLPLPPPRRFPAQTFVPYVYSRTELRRLLVAAGNTQRDLNSVICPRTFRTLILFLYGTGAGLSEAVQLERGDVDFRRRRITLRSSVARCAREIPIGSDLYKILLQYHRAHHQQEAIRDPQFFLTKDGAQIKASTASKTFQKVRKKAGVARYDGARYQPRMQDLRYTFAVHRLTAWFKNGADMGRMIPALSAYMGQHDLSASERYLRLTPERFRAQLNKLSPKRGQKRWRDDSELMRFLDSL; this is encoded by the coding sequence ATGAAGCTACAGGAAGGAATTGAAGTTTATATTGAGGCGAGACAATCCGAAGGCGCGCCCTGGATGAAAGGTGCGCAAAACCTGCGTTCCCTTTGCCGAAGCCTCGGGGATATGCCCCTGAATCGAATCCGAGTCAACCAGATTGCCCCCTTTCTCGATGGTCCTCACACCTCTGCTGCAACTTGGTACAACAAATACTGTGTCCTGCGCCAGTTTTTTTGCTACTGGAAGGCCCGTAATGAGATATACGGGTTGCCGCTGCCTCCCCCACGGCGCTTTCCCGCACAGACATTTGTCCCCTACGTTTATTCACGAACTGAACTCCGGCGGCTGCTGGTAGCAGCCGGAAACACTCAACGAGACTTGAACTCTGTGATCTGCCCTCGCACCTTTCGCACCTTGATTCTGTTTCTTTATGGAACCGGCGCGGGTCTCAGCGAAGCTGTTCAACTGGAGCGCGGTGACGTGGACTTTCGCAGGAGACGAATCACTCTTCGCAGTAGTGTCGCCCGCTGTGCGCGCGAGATTCCGATTGGTTCTGATCTTTACAAGATATTGCTGCAGTATCACCGAGCGCATCATCAACAAGAGGCAATAAGAGACCCGCAATTCTTTCTAACCAAGGATGGGGCACAGATAAAAGCGAGCACGGCGAGCAAGACCTTCCAGAAGGTGCGCAAGAAAGCAGGCGTTGCTCGCTACGACGGAGCCCGCTACCAGCCGAGGATGCAAGATCTGCGATATACCTTCGCTGTCCACCGATTAACTGCGTGGTTCAAGAACGGCGCAGACATGGGGCGAATGATTCCGGCGCTTTCGGCCTACATGGGACAGCATGACCTCAGCGCGTCGGAACGTTATCTACGTCTGACTCCAGAGCGCTTCCGGGCGCAACTCAATAAACTCAGTCCAAAGCGAGGCCAAAAGCGGTGGCGCGATGATAGCGAGCTGATGAGGTTTCTTGACAGTCTATGA